In Caldisalinibacter kiritimatiensis, the genomic stretch CATCAGCCATACAACAAATAAATAGTCCAACCTTTTTACCTTTTAATTCATTTAATTTTCTTAAGCAAAACTTTGTTACTTCTTTTCTAATTTTACCAATGTAAACTGAACCTCCAATAATAACCTTATCGTAATCTGAAATATCTATATCATTTACTTCTTTTAAGTTATATAGCTCAACTTCCTCAGTTAATTTTTCAGACAAGATTTTTGCACATTTTTCTGTACAACCATATTTAGTACCATAAATTATTAATGTTTTCATTTTTAAACCCCCATTAATTATAAAATAATTACTTAATAGTATCTATATCCATTGTCTTTAATTATATTTGGCTTTAATAAATCTATATTATCAGAATACCTTAAAGTTTGAATAAAAATGTTATACCTTTTGAATTATTTTCTCTAATACTTTAATCTTTTCTTTATCCATAGGCTTAACTCCTTCTAATTTATAAGGAATGTCCATTTTTTTATATTTATTTACCCCTAATGTATGATATGGTAGTAATTCTATCTTCTTCACATTATCAAATCCACCTATTATATCTCTTAAACTATTTATATGACTTTCACTATCTGTCATTGTAGGTACTACTACATGTCTAATCCATAAATCTATATCAGTTTTTTTCAATACTTTTACAAATCTTCTAAACTCATCATAGTTCCCACCTGCTATTTTTTCATATCCTTTTTCATCTATATGTTTTATATCTAGTAATACTAAATCTGTATATTTTAATATCTCTTCATATTTGCCGATACCAACTCCTGCTGTGTCTATAGCTGTGTGTATGCCATTTTTCTTACAAAGCTTTAAAAACTCTATAAGAAAATCAGGCTGCAGTAATGGTTCTCCTCCAGAGCAGGTCACACCTCCTTGGGAACTTTTAAAATATGATTTGAATCTAATAGCCTTATTAACTAATTGTTTTGGAGTTATTTCTTCACCTGAAGCTATGCTCCATGTATCAGGATTATGACAGTATACACATCTTAAATTACAGCCTTGAAAAAATACTACAAATCTTACACCTGGACCGTCGTTTAATCCTAATGATTCTATTGAATGAATTTTACCAATCATTTACAACA encodes the following:
- a CDS encoding flavodoxin domain-containing protein, translating into MKTLIIYGTKYGCTEKCAKILSEKLTEEVELYNLKEVNDIDISDYDKVIIGGSVYIGKIRKEVTKFCLRKLNELKGKKVGLFICCMADGEAAEKQLNDVFPKELMTNAIAKENFGGEFIFNKMNFFDRFIVKKVSKTDTDQSNIHIENINRFAQLMNNV
- the pflA gene encoding pyruvate formate-lyase-activating protein, giving the protein MIGKIHSIESLGLNDGPGVRFVVFFQGCNLRCVYCHNPDTWSIASGEEITPKQLVNKAIRFKSYFKSSQGGVTCSGGEPLLQPDFLIEFLKLCKKNGIHTAIDTAGVGIGKYEEILKYTDLVLLDIKHIDEKGYEKIAGGNYDEFRRFVKVLKKTDIDLWIRHVVVPTMTDSESHINSLRDIIGGFDNVKKIELLPYHTLGVNKYKKMDIPYKLEGVKPMDKEKIKVLEKIIQKV